In Lysinibacillus sp. FSL M8-0337, the following proteins share a genomic window:
- a CDS encoding DUF4365 domain-containing protein, which translates to MNLYKKIEKEQGLIAIQIKCGISFFNEQNDEGFIYRGELEHYYYWINHSLPVLLIICHPTTKDSYWVHVTKANTKLLSKSWKITIPFNNRLDSESKYELKRIADQLQHGDMAELALFKFLHEKYENRIKIVPLLQEPRDFHGLSYIIELDGQLHMVGYFFVNYSQLIQKHIEEFESLYHSNMSSMGWDSYEKDAKLFLFIISGSRDDLKLSKAKIQSLVDYIF; encoded by the coding sequence TTGAATTTATACAAGAAGATAGAAAAGGAACAGGGATTAATAGCAATTCAGATAAAATGTGGCATATCTTTTTTTAATGAACAAAATGATGAAGGATTTATATATAGAGGAGAATTAGAACATTACTATTATTGGATTAATCATTCCCTTCCAGTTTTATTAATTATTTGCCATCCTACAACGAAAGATAGTTATTGGGTACATGTTACAAAGGCTAATACTAAATTATTATCAAAGTCTTGGAAAATAACTATCCCATTTAATAATCGTTTAGATTCAGAATCAAAATATGAGCTAAAGCGTATAGCTGATCAACTACAACACGGAGATATGGCAGAGCTAGCTTTATTTAAATTTCTCCACGAAAAATATGAAAACAGAATAAAAATCGTTCCTCTACTTCAGGAGCCACGTGATTTTCATGGTCTATCATATATTATTGAATTAGATGGACAGCTACATATGGTAGGTTACTTTTTCGTTAATTATAGCCAATTAATCCAAAAACACATAGAAGAATTTGAATCCTTATATCACTCAAACATGTCTTCCATGGGTTGGGATAGTTATGAGAAGGATGCCAAACTATTCCTCTTTATTATTTCCGGTTCCCGTGATGACCTAAAGTTAAGTAAAGCTAAAATACAATCCTTAGTAGATTATATTTTTTAA
- a CDS encoding DNA/RNA helicase domain-containing protein: MQPVNLYSLLSVRNTFEVDIYKKTADSFGVSLKESELNDLNELVKCFFEEKYYNLEYFYVDFKIPQINCEFDLLRISNESIINIELKSTLKIEKARKQLLEHKFYLNFLEVPTYCFTFVADENQFYFIDAEDNFVLISIDTVIESLREQINFEKKDLVELFSPKNFLVSPFNSHKKFIDKKYILTERQTEIKNKIIDKYEKKTEHVFISITGGPGTGKTLLTYDIASTIIDNGKKVLIIHCGDLNRGQRRLNRVPNWDIKGISEFDSFISDIKDYDVIIFDECQRNKRYQFDLLIEKIKENKKLYIFSYDRKQCFSDAEFKRNIPSVIENELHAEVFTLTNSIRINQELSSFINNLFDKTKYNQNMMYPNVELIYFNNIELAKSHIKFLINQDWEVFNYTGSFFDKLVYEKYQFSFNENAHKIIGQEFDNIVGVIDQTFFYNQHSLLETRPIPKSPGYNLDKMLYQILTRARLKIKLVIIGNIDIYKYCLKILNKK, encoded by the coding sequence ATGCAACCAGTTAATTTATATTCGCTTTTAAGTGTTAGGAATACTTTTGAAGTAGATATATACAAAAAAACTGCAGATTCATTTGGTGTATCACTTAAAGAAAGTGAATTAAATGATTTAAATGAATTAGTTAAATGTTTTTTTGAAGAAAAATATTATAATTTAGAGTATTTCTATGTGGATTTTAAAATTCCGCAAATTAATTGTGAATTTGATTTATTAAGAATTAGTAACGAAAGTATAATTAACATTGAATTAAAAAGTACTTTAAAGATTGAAAAAGCAAGAAAGCAGTTACTAGAACATAAGTTTTATTTGAACTTTTTAGAAGTGCCTACATACTGCTTTACCTTTGTCGCAGATGAAAATCAATTCTACTTTATAGATGCTGAAGACAATTTTGTATTAATTTCAATTGATACAGTGATTGAAAGTCTAAGGGAACAAATAAATTTTGAAAAAAAAGACCTTGTTGAACTATTTTCACCAAAGAATTTTTTAGTTTCACCTTTTAATTCCCACAAAAAGTTTATTGATAAAAAGTATATTTTAACAGAGCGACAAACTGAAATTAAGAATAAAATTATAGATAAATACGAGAAAAAAACTGAACACGTTTTTATTAGTATTACAGGAGGTCCAGGAACAGGTAAAACGTTATTAACATATGATATTGCTTCTACCATTATCGATAACGGAAAAAAAGTACTTATAATCCATTGTGGTGATTTAAATAGGGGACAACGAAGATTAAATAGAGTACCTAATTGGGATATAAAAGGTATTTCAGAATTCGATTCATTTATAAGTGATATCAAAGATTATGACGTTATAATCTTTGATGAATGTCAACGAAATAAACGTTATCAATTTGATTTGTTAATTGAAAAAATTAAAGAAAATAAAAAACTATATATTTTTTCTTATGACAGAAAACAATGTTTCTCAGACGCAGAATTTAAAAGAAATATACCATCTGTAATTGAAAATGAATTACATGCAGAAGTATTTACTCTAACCAATAGTATTAGAATCAACCAAGAGTTATCTAGCTTTATCAATAACCTTTTCGATAAAACTAAGTACAATCAAAATATGATGTATCCTAACGTAGAATTAATTTATTTTAATAATATAGAACTGGCAAAAAGCCATATTAAATTTTTAATTAATCAGGATTGGGAAGTTTTTAACTATACAGGTTCTTTTTTTGATAAATTAGTTTATGAAAAGTATCAATTCAGTTTTAATGAAAATGCTCATAAAATTATAGGGCAAGAGTTTGATAACATTGTTGGTGTAATTGATCAAACATTTTTTTATAATCAACATTCATTGTTAGAAACGAGACCTATACCTAAATCTCCAGGATACAATTTGGATAAAATGCTGTACCAAATTCTTACACGTGCAAGATTAAAAATAAAATTAGTTATTATCGGTAATATTGATATTTATAAATATTGTTTGAAAATATTAAACAAAAAATAA